One window of the Gimesia sp. genome contains the following:
- a CDS encoding cyclic nucleotide-binding domain-containing protein yields MKLRFTAGLSEEDQHKLAAIARQREFRAGETLFTEGSDHKDLYVICSGRVEICMTIPARGCLPVLTLEAGDLVGWSTILQQGEMTATVAAIDETEVIAINAEALRALCDADHDIGYQIMQRIARALSQRLVACRLQVLDMYGEHPGQTFQSEKGAVE; encoded by the coding sequence ATGAAACTGCGGTTCACGGCAGGCCTGTCAGAAGAAGATCAACACAAACTGGCTGCGATAGCACGACAACGGGAATTCAGAGCTGGGGAGACTCTGTTCACAGAGGGCAGCGATCACAAAGATCTGTATGTCATCTGCAGCGGTCGAGTCGAAATTTGTATGACGATTCCCGCCCGTGGCTGCCTGCCAGTGCTAACCCTGGAAGCGGGTGACCTTGTTGGCTGGTCGACAATACTGCAGCAGGGAGAAATGACGGCCACTGTCGCCGCGATCGACGAAACCGAAGTCATTGCCATCAATGCCGAAGCGTTACGGGCGTTGTGTGATGCAGATCATGATATCGGATATCAGATCATGCAGCGGATCGCACGGGCCCTGTCACAACGATTGGTCGCCTGTCGACTGCAGGTGCTGGATATGTACGGCGAACACCCCGGTCAGACTTTTCAGAGCGAGAAGGGGGCCGTGGAATGA
- a CDS encoding PAC2 family protein yields the protein MNLIDGVQALKSPWMIAVWPGMGNVGLTAGYYLMAKLGMELLSEYSPPELFDIDYVEVERGVIHTGARPRSRFFLWKDPEEQHDLVVLIGEAQPQFGKYSYCKKMISYAQDLGIERVFTFAAMATGMHPEHESRVFAAVTDQEDLKEMRVNNLEILQEGNISGLNGILLGAAADKGLNGTCLLGEMPHIFSQLPFPKASLAVLKAFRLISGIEIETSELVEQAETMEKKLGELLSQVEKSIGEKAEQPESFEESLQPEMPEQPRLTPGEEQRIEQLFEEAKQNRSKAYVLKQELDRLEVFADYEDRFLDLFKNRG from the coding sequence ATGAATTTGATTGATGGCGTTCAGGCTTTGAAATCGCCCTGGATGATAGCAGTCTGGCCCGGGATGGGTAACGTCGGGTTGACCGCGGGATACTACCTGATGGCTAAACTCGGAATGGAGCTGCTTTCCGAGTATTCCCCGCCTGAGCTGTTTGACATCGATTATGTCGAAGTTGAACGGGGAGTGATTCACACAGGAGCACGACCGCGGAGTCGCTTTTTTCTCTGGAAAGATCCCGAGGAACAGCATGACCTGGTGGTGCTGATCGGAGAGGCCCAACCTCAGTTCGGCAAATATTCTTACTGTAAGAAGATGATTTCTTACGCACAGGACCTGGGGATCGAGCGGGTCTTCACGTTCGCGGCGATGGCCACCGGGATGCATCCGGAACATGAGTCGCGTGTGTTTGCAGCCGTGACGGATCAGGAAGATCTAAAGGAGATGCGGGTGAATAATCTGGAGATTCTGCAGGAAGGAAATATCAGCGGACTGAACGGGATTCTGCTGGGGGCCGCGGCGGACAAGGGATTGAACGGAACGTGTCTGCTGGGAGAGATGCCGCATATATTTTCGCAGTTACCGTTCCCGAAAGCGTCGCTGGCTGTATTGAAAGCGTTTCGGTTGATTTCAGGAATTGAGATTGAAACCAGTGAACTGGTCGAGCAGGCCGAGACAATGGAGAAGAAGCTGGGTGAATTGCTCTCTCAAGTCGAAAAGTCGATAGGGGAGAAGGCGGAACAGCCGGAATCGTTCGAGGAGTCGTTGCAGCCTGAAATGCCTGAGCAGCCGAGACTGACTCCGGGAGAGGAACAGCGGATCGAGCAACTGTTTGAAGAAGCGAAGCAGAACCGTTCGAAAGCGTATGTGCTCAAACAGGAACTGGATCGTCTGGAGGTCTTTGCAGACTATGAAGACCGTTTTCTGGATCTATTTAAAAATCGTGGCTGA
- a CDS encoding amidohydrolase, which translates to MHVKNNWWTGSIVGLLLASSGLMLRAAEKAQPTLSKAQQTAVQDVQQRSEDLKAVNQSIWNYAEVGLQETKSSQLLIEKLEAEGFKVKSGVADMPTAFVASYGSGKPIIGILAEYDALPGLSQKTVPYRESQSEGGAGHACGHSGLGTAALGAALAVKEAVDKHGLKGTVRLYGTPAEETGLGKVYMLLDGQFEDLDICLHWHPGNNTNVHLGSSKALVSVKFTFTGLPSHASVSPESGVSALDAVELMNTGVNYMREHVKEDARMHYVIIDGGGQPNVVPAKATVWYYVRANAHEDLERYYRWVVDIAKGAALMTRTKLSIQVDTDNHELIPNTPLSELIHEKLTVIGPPEFSEEEKAFARRIQQPLIEEFGQTFPVAIDNRVHTLLESKTSSKGSTDVGDISWHIPTGGLRTTCFAAGNPGHSWQNVACIGSSIGEKGILYAAEALAATTVALLENPVLVKEAKADFDQRMRDRKYITLIPKGQKPPVKIR; encoded by the coding sequence ATGCATGTAAAAAATAACTGGTGGACTGGTTCGATCGTGGGTTTGCTGCTGGCGAGCAGCGGTCTGATGCTGAGAGCGGCTGAGAAAGCGCAGCCCACATTGAGTAAGGCCCAGCAGACGGCGGTGCAGGATGTGCAGCAGCGGTCGGAAGATCTGAAAGCGGTGAACCAGTCGATCTGGAATTATGCGGAGGTCGGCCTGCAGGAAACGAAGTCATCTCAACTGCTGATTGAAAAGCTGGAAGCGGAAGGCTTCAAGGTCAAAAGCGGAGTGGCGGATATGCCGACCGCGTTTGTCGCCAGTTATGGGAGCGGAAAGCCGATCATCGGGATCCTGGCAGAGTATGATGCGCTGCCGGGGCTGTCTCAGAAAACGGTTCCCTATCGTGAGAGTCAGTCTGAAGGGGGAGCCGGTCATGCCTGCGGACACAGTGGGCTGGGAACCGCGGCACTGGGGGCAGCTTTGGCCGTCAAGGAAGCCGTCGACAAACATGGTCTGAAGGGGACGGTGCGACTTTACGGAACGCCGGCCGAGGAGACCGGGCTGGGAAAAGTCTATATGTTGCTGGATGGTCAGTTCGAGGATCTGGATATCTGTCTGCACTGGCACCCCGGAAATAATACCAACGTGCATCTCGGAAGTTCCAAGGCGCTCGTTTCGGTCAAGTTTACGTTTACCGGTTTGCCTTCGCATGCATCGGTGAGTCCGGAGAGTGGCGTGAGTGCCCTGGATGCGGTGGAGCTGATGAATACGGGCGTGAATTATATGCGGGAGCATGTTAAAGAAGACGCCCGGATGCATTACGTGATCATTGATGGCGGTGGACAGCCCAACGTGGTGCCTGCGAAAGCGACCGTCTGGTATTACGTGCGTGCGAACGCGCATGAAGACCTGGAACGGTATTATCGCTGGGTCGTTGATATCGCCAAAGGGGCGGCACTGATGACGCGCACCAAGCTTTCCATCCAGGTGGATACAGACAATCATGAGCTGATTCCCAATACGCCGTTGTCGGAGTTGATTCATGAGAAGCTGACGGTGATTGGACCTCCCGAGTTTTCGGAAGAGGAGAAAGCGTTTGCCCGCCGGATTCAACAGCCGTTGATTGAAGAGTTCGGGCAGACATTCCCCGTAGCGATCGACAACAGGGTGCATACGCTGCTGGAATCGAAAACATCTTCCAAGGGCTCAACGGATGTGGGGGACATCAGCTGGCACATTCCCACGGGCGGTCTGCGGACGACTTGTTTTGCAGCGGGAAATCCGGGACACAGCTGGCAGAACGTGGCCTGTATCGGTTCCTCCATCGGCGAGAAGGGGATTCTGTATGCAGCGGAAGCTCTGGCGGCGACAACGGTGGCGCTGTTGGAGAATCCGGTACTGGTTAAAGAAGCCAAAGCGGACTTTGATCAACGAATGAGGGATCGGAAATACATTACGTTGATTCCCAAGGGGCAGAAACCGCCGGTGAAAATCAGATAA
- a CDS encoding CBS domain-containing protein — translation MTAGRICTREVDLVDQNESVQVAAERMNSRNVGTLIVLDEESHPIGMLTDRDLALRVVGKGRDAIETTVWDIMTRFPCNISEETSIEAALTKMRSGGFRRLPVVDQEGKLIGVLTLDDILELLCEEFTEIRKLIHKESPASLAQL, via the coding sequence ATGACTGCAGGTCGAATTTGCACAAGAGAAGTCGATTTGGTTGATCAAAACGAATCCGTTCAAGTCGCCGCTGAGCGAATGAACTCCCGCAACGTGGGCACGCTCATCGTCCTCGATGAAGAATCTCACCCGATCGGTATGCTCACCGATCGGGATCTGGCGCTCCGCGTAGTCGGCAAGGGGCGCGACGCCATCGAAACGACCGTCTGGGACATCATGACCCGTTTTCCCTGTAACATCTCTGAGGAGACGTCCATCGAAGCCGCCCTCACGAAAATGCGATCCGGCGGCTTCAGGCGGCTGCCGGTCGTCGATCAGGAGGGAAAACTGATTGGCGTGCTGACACTCGACGACATCCTCGAACTGCTTTGTGAAGAATTCACCGAGATCAGAAAGCTCATCCATAAAGAGAGTCCGGCCAGCCTGGCCCAACTCTGA
- a CDS encoding methionine adenosyltransferase: protein MEHFYLESLGPLTTAEKAVEFVERKGIGHPDTICDGIAEAISISLSQSYLQWAGRILHHNIDKGLLVAGHTEPELGGGVVHTPMRLVIGDRATSEWEGHRISVEEIALESAREWIKAHLPLVNTETHVVFQNELRAGSAELTDIFSRARLLSNDTSAAVGFAPLTETEQLVLESERFINTEEFKLKYPETGQDVKVMGVRRDKHLQLTLAVAIVDRYIEEVQYYFDRKKELADELTAFLEPQLKTLDGVDLAINTLDNPERGMGGMYLTVLGTSAEGADGGQVGRGNRVNGLITLNRPMSTEAAAGKNPLSHVGKIYNVLCHQLAHQIHEELEPVKEVIVRMCSQIGHEISEPWMVSTEVVLSEGVELKEVEESIQKIIDRQLRNMEDFVRRLASGEFPVY from the coding sequence ATGGAACATTTTTACCTGGAATCGCTGGGACCACTTACGACGGCAGAGAAAGCGGTGGAATTCGTCGAGCGGAAAGGGATCGGTCATCCGGATACGATCTGTGATGGCATTGCGGAAGCGATATCGATCTCGCTGTCGCAGAGTTATCTGCAGTGGGCGGGACGGATACTGCATCACAACATCGACAAAGGCTTGCTGGTAGCGGGACACACAGAGCCCGAACTGGGAGGTGGAGTCGTCCATACGCCGATGCGTCTGGTGATTGGAGATCGCGCGACCTCTGAGTGGGAAGGCCATCGGATTTCCGTGGAAGAGATTGCGCTGGAAAGTGCCCGGGAGTGGATCAAAGCGCACCTGCCTCTGGTTAATACCGAGACACATGTGGTGTTTCAGAATGAGCTGCGCGCCGGTTCTGCAGAGCTGACAGACATCTTTTCGCGGGCGCGGCTGTTATCGAATGACACTTCGGCGGCGGTCGGATTTGCGCCACTCACCGAGACCGAGCAACTGGTACTGGAATCGGAGCGGTTCATCAATACCGAGGAATTCAAGCTGAAGTATCCGGAGACGGGACAGGATGTGAAGGTGATGGGGGTACGCAGAGACAAACATCTGCAACTGACCCTGGCGGTAGCGATCGTCGACCGATATATCGAAGAAGTGCAGTATTACTTCGATCGGAAAAAGGAACTGGCGGACGAGTTGACGGCATTTCTGGAACCGCAACTCAAAACACTGGACGGCGTGGATCTGGCGATCAACACCCTGGATAATCCGGAGCGGGGGATGGGCGGCATGTATCTGACCGTGCTGGGAACCTCAGCTGAAGGAGCTGATGGCGGCCAGGTGGGGCGTGGCAACCGGGTGAACGGTTTGATCACGCTGAATCGTCCGATGAGTACAGAAGCGGCGGCGGGTAAGAATCCCTTGAGCCATGTGGGGAAGATTTATAATGTGCTCTGTCATCAACTGGCGCACCAGATTCATGAGGAACTGGAGCCGGTGAAGGAAGTGATTGTGCGGATGTGCAGCCAGATTGGTCACGAGATCAGTGAGCCGTGGATGGTGAGCACGGAGGTTGTGCTGAGCGAGGGAGTCGAACTCAAGGAGGTAGAAGAGTCGATTCAGAAGATTATTGATCGGCAACTGAGAAACATGGAAGATTTTGTCAGACGACTGGCCAGCGGAGAATTCCCGGTTTACTGA
- a CDS encoding 4Fe-4S dicluster domain-containing protein, translated as MTEAPQANDRRSCFLALDQFARLFDALHSRGYEIIGPTIDQEAIVYDRLHSIDDLPRGWTDIQEPGKYRLEERDDQALFGYNVGPQSWKKNLFPPFSTLSIATKSEQVWTFSEPEEPTPQYAFLGVRACELAAIGVQDKVFVGGPYVDPQYQRRRAVALVIAVNCTQAASTCFCTSMNTGPRCQQGFDLALTELSDGFLVEVGSERGEEILQELETVEVSADQESQATAARQQAVDQIEREFDTTDIKDLLLSNLEHPQWDDVAERCLSCTNCTMVCPTCFCSSVEEVSDLAGEQVERQRVWDSCFNVEFSYMNGGLVRNGVRSRYRQWLTHKLASWIDQFGTSGCVGCGRCITWCPVGIDLTAEVTAIRESST; from the coding sequence ATGACGGAAGCCCCGCAGGCCAACGACCGGCGATCCTGTTTTCTCGCACTCGATCAGTTTGCCAGACTGTTTGATGCGCTGCACTCACGGGGGTATGAAATCATTGGCCCCACGATTGATCAGGAAGCCATTGTTTACGATCGCCTCCATTCAATTGACGATCTGCCCCGCGGCTGGACCGACATCCAGGAGCCGGGAAAGTATCGACTTGAAGAACGCGATGATCAGGCGCTGTTTGGATATAATGTCGGACCGCAGTCCTGGAAAAAGAATCTGTTTCCCCCGTTCAGCACGCTTTCCATAGCGACAAAGTCGGAGCAGGTCTGGACTTTCAGCGAACCGGAAGAACCGACTCCCCAATACGCGTTTCTGGGCGTGCGCGCTTGTGAACTGGCTGCCATCGGAGTTCAGGACAAGGTCTTTGTGGGAGGCCCCTATGTCGATCCCCAGTATCAGCGTCGACGTGCAGTTGCATTAGTGATCGCGGTGAACTGCACGCAGGCCGCTTCGACCTGTTTCTGTACTTCAATGAACACGGGCCCCCGTTGTCAGCAGGGCTTCGATCTGGCGTTGACCGAGTTATCGGACGGATTCCTGGTAGAAGTCGGATCCGAGCGGGGCGAGGAGATTCTGCAGGAACTGGAGACGGTCGAAGTCTCCGCTGATCAGGAGTCACAGGCCACAGCTGCCCGGCAACAGGCCGTCGATCAGATCGAACGCGAATTCGATACGACTGATATTAAGGACCTGCTGCTCTCGAATCTGGAGCATCCCCAGTGGGACGACGTGGCGGAACGCTGTCTTTCGTGTACAAACTGTACGATGGTCTGTCCCACCTGTTTCTGCAGTTCGGTAGAAGAGGTCAGCGATCTGGCCGGCGAACAGGTCGAACGCCAGCGGGTGTGGGATTCCTGTTTCAACGTTGAATTCAGTTATATGAACGGGGGCCTGGTACGGAATGGGGTTCGCAGCCGTTATCGACAATGGTTGACACATAAACTGGCAAGCTGGATTGATCAGTTCGGAACTTCCGGCTGTGTCGGCTGTGGCCGCTGCATTACCTGGTGTCCGGTGGGCATTGATTTAACCGCTGAAGTGACTGCAATCCGGGAGTCTTCAACATGA
- a CDS encoding oxidoreductase, with translation MCKPRLAVFKFASCDGCQLSLLDAEDHLLAVADAVEIVYFPEATSHMEEGPYDIALVEGSITTPHDAERIQQIRKDARYLMTIGACATAGGIQALRNWADKDEFMQAVYATPDYIQVLETSTPIAEHVQVDFELRGCPINQYQLIEVIRSLLAGQTPRTPRHSVCLDCKRRGTVCVTVAQGTACLGPVTQSGCHALCPSYNRGCYGCFGPALQANLVSLSAQMEREGASKAEIAHKLKNFNAYAPAFRTESTRLVQLEGDQRG, from the coding sequence ATGTGCAAGCCACGCCTGGCTGTATTCAAGTTCGCCTCCTGCGATGGTTGTCAGCTGTCGTTGCTGGATGCCGAAGATCACCTGCTGGCAGTCGCGGATGCGGTAGAGATCGTCTATTTCCCCGAAGCAACCAGCCACATGGAAGAGGGACCGTATGACATCGCCCTGGTGGAAGGCTCCATCACCACCCCACACGATGCAGAACGGATTCAGCAGATACGCAAAGATGCCCGCTACCTGATGACGATCGGTGCCTGTGCGACCGCGGGGGGCATACAGGCTCTGCGGAACTGGGCCGATAAAGATGAATTCATGCAGGCCGTGTATGCGACGCCAGACTATATACAGGTACTGGAGACGTCGACGCCGATCGCCGAGCATGTACAGGTCGATTTTGAACTGCGGGGCTGCCCGATTAACCAGTATCAACTGATCGAAGTCATTCGCTCACTGCTCGCAGGTCAGACGCCCCGTACTCCCCGGCACAGTGTCTGCCTGGATTGCAAACGGCGGGGGACGGTCTGTGTCACAGTTGCGCAGGGAACGGCCTGTCTGGGGCCGGTCACCCAGTCGGGGTGTCATGCACTCTGTCCCAGTTACAACCGGGGCTGTTATGGCTGTTTCGGACCCGCGCTGCAGGCCAATCTGGTGAGTCTCTCCGCGCAGATGGAGCGGGAAGGTGCCTCGAAAGCGGAAATTGCCCATAAGCTGAAAAACTTCAACGCCTACGCACCCGCGTTTCGAACAGAGAGTACGCGTCTGGTACAACTGGAGGGGGATCAGCGCGGATGA
- a CDS encoding hydrogenase maturation nickel metallochaperone HypA, translating to MHERSLVQTLLNQVQQIVADDGGGVVKEIQVQVGDLSGVEPILFESAFTELATECFSQDCRLVLDIVPVKAECRLCGQCFEVQDYEFLCPACGTGPVEVIQGDQVKLMSITVDSENLVSGAKS from the coding sequence ATGCATGAGCGGTCCCTGGTACAGACGCTGTTGAATCAGGTCCAGCAGATCGTTGCCGACGATGGCGGGGGCGTGGTGAAAGAGATTCAGGTGCAGGTCGGCGACCTGTCGGGGGTCGAACCTATCTTGTTTGAATCGGCTTTTACAGAACTGGCGACAGAATGCTTCTCTCAGGACTGTCGCCTCGTGCTGGATATCGTGCCGGTCAAAGCAGAATGTCGCCTATGTGGTCAGTGTTTTGAAGTGCAGGATTATGAGTTTCTCTGTCCCGCTTGTGGAACCGGCCCTGTTGAGGTGATTCAGGGAGACCAGGTGAAACTGATGAGTATTACTGTCGATTCTGAAAATTTAGTGTCAGGAGCGAAGTCATGA
- a CDS encoding hydrogenase maturation protease, with product MTDSRQIQITGLGSPHGDDQAGWEIVRALEKRGLSQAIVHFSRTPDDLLNWLDPAYPLVICDACRGAGPVGSVHRWQWPTAELDQVNWSGTHQIALPGVLSLAEELGQLPAQVSIWGLEIAETVPGDVISSEVSAGVERAVESICREWDAIRSLEVDHA from the coding sequence ATGACAGATTCCCGACAGATACAGATCACAGGGCTTGGTAGTCCGCATGGCGATGATCAGGCTGGCTGGGAAATTGTCCGCGCGCTGGAGAAAAGAGGCCTGTCTCAGGCGATAGTTCATTTCTCACGAACGCCGGATGACCTGCTCAACTGGCTCGATCCAGCGTATCCTCTCGTAATCTGTGATGCCTGTCGCGGCGCTGGCCCGGTGGGGAGCGTGCATCGTTGGCAGTGGCCAACCGCTGAACTGGATCAGGTGAACTGGTCGGGGACACATCAGATTGCACTGCCGGGGGTGTTATCGCTGGCGGAAGAACTGGGGCAGCTTCCTGCTCAAGTAAGCATCTGGGGCCTGGAAATCGCAGAGACGGTTCCGGGGGATGTCATCTCGTCAGAGGTGTCTGCCGGCGTGGAACGCGCAGTCGAGTCGATCTGTCGAGAATGGGATGCCATACGCTCTCTGGAGGTCGATCATGCATGA
- a CDS encoding Ni/Fe hydrogenase subunit alpha, with the protein MTERKIKVETLTRVEGEGGLYVRLQGEQVQEVRLEIYEPPRLFEAILRGRPLEDAPDITARICGICPVAYQMSSVHAMEMALGVEITPEIRRLRRLLYCGEWIESHGLHMHLLHAPDFLGFESGLAMAKQFPDEVNRGLRLKKHGNQLVDLLGGRAIHPVNVCVGGFYRIPSRNEFQKLVPDFEWGLNAAIETTRWVAGFEYPELESDCEFVSLSHPDEYPMNEGVMQTSSGDQIEISDYREEFQEQQVPHSTALHAIRKTTGRPYLLGPLSRVNLNRDRLSPSARQLADEIAFEPECRNPHRAIIARGLELVHSYEEALQILRDEHSTKQPRMTYEYQAGVGMSATEAPRGTLFHRYEIDAEGKIVEADIIPPTSQNQAQIEVDLKAWVRQVIEKEESQVARLCENLVRAYDPCISCSTHFLNVTIERS; encoded by the coding sequence ATGACCGAGCGAAAGATCAAAGTCGAAACGCTGACCCGCGTAGAAGGAGAAGGGGGGCTCTATGTCCGTCTGCAGGGGGAGCAGGTACAAGAAGTTCGTCTGGAAATCTATGAACCGCCGCGGCTGTTCGAAGCGATTCTGCGGGGACGGCCACTCGAAGATGCCCCGGATATCACGGCCCGGATCTGTGGCATCTGTCCCGTGGCGTACCAGATGAGCAGCGTCCATGCGATGGAAATGGCGTTGGGCGTCGAGATCACTCCCGAGATACGTCGACTGCGCAGATTGCTGTACTGCGGGGAGTGGATCGAAAGTCACGGCCTGCATATGCATCTGTTACACGCCCCTGATTTTCTGGGATTTGAAAGCGGGCTGGCGATGGCCAAGCAGTTCCCGGACGAGGTCAACCGGGGCTTAAGACTGAAGAAGCACGGGAATCAGTTGGTCGACCTGCTGGGGGGGCGGGCCATTCACCCCGTGAATGTCTGTGTCGGGGGTTTCTATCGTATCCCGAGCCGCAACGAGTTTCAGAAACTGGTTCCCGATTTTGAATGGGGGTTGAACGCGGCCATTGAGACCACGCGCTGGGTCGCGGGCTTCGAATATCCCGAACTGGAATCGGATTGTGAATTTGTCTCGCTCTCGCACCCCGACGAATATCCCATGAACGAAGGCGTCATGCAGACCAGTTCCGGAGATCAGATCGAAATCAGCGACTACCGCGAAGAGTTCCAGGAACAGCAGGTCCCACACTCGACGGCCCTGCACGCCATTCGCAAGACGACCGGCCGTCCCTATCTACTGGGCCCCCTGTCACGGGTGAATCTGAATCGCGATCGGCTTTCTCCATCGGCGCGACAGCTGGCTGATGAAATTGCGTTTGAGCCCGAGTGCAGGAATCCGCATCGGGCCATCATCGCCCGGGGGCTGGAACTGGTACACTCGTATGAAGAGGCGCTGCAGATCCTTCGCGACGAGCATTCCACAAAGCAGCCCCGCATGACTTATGAATACCAAGCAGGTGTGGGCATGTCGGCGACGGAAGCGCCCCGTGGAACACTCTTTCATCGCTATGAAATTGACGCTGAAGGTAAGATTGTCGAGGCGGACATTATTCCTCCGACTTCTCAAAATCAGGCACAGATCGAAGTCGATCTGAAAGCATGGGTGCGTCAGGTAATAGAGAAAGAAGAATCACAGGTAGCCCGTCTCTGTGAAAACCTGGTGCGGGCCTATGATCCGTGCATCAGTTGTTCCACGCATTTTCTGAATGTCACAATAGAACGGTCCTGA
- a CDS encoding protein-L-isoaspartate(D-aspartate) O-methyltransferase: MTNSDQHSETDIYEHARERMLREHLRERGITDARVLHAMRSVPREEFVTPDNKRYAYNDCALPIDCQQTISQPYTVAFMCQAAQLTGSEKVLEIGCGSGYGAAVLSLLARDVHTIERIPELAEQAREKLDRLGYDNVHVYTDDGTLGVPDAAPFDAIIVTAGAKELPQPYVDQLHEGGRIIIPIGGEYTGQTMCRFTLRQGHLDEENLGGFAFVPLIGEFGWDR; this comes from the coding sequence ATGACCAACTCCGATCAGCATTCCGAGACCGATATCTATGAGCATGCACGCGAGCGCATGCTGCGGGAGCATCTGCGGGAACGGGGAATTACCGATGCCCGCGTGCTCCACGCCATGCGCAGCGTTCCCCGGGAAGAGTTCGTCACGCCCGACAACAAACGCTATGCCTACAATGACTGTGCCCTCCCTATCGACTGTCAGCAGACCATCTCGCAACCCTATACCGTCGCGTTCATGTGTCAGGCCGCTCAATTGACCGGCAGTGAAAAAGTCCTCGAAATCGGCTGCGGATCCGGTTACGGTGCCGCGGTCCTTTCGCTCCTCGCTCGCGATGTCCACACCATTGAACGCATCCCCGAACTGGCGGAACAGGCCCGCGAAAAACTGGACCGTCTCGGTTACGACAATGTCCACGTCTACACCGACGATGGCACTCTCGGCGTCCCGGATGCCGCCCCCTTCGATGCCATTATCGTGACCGCAGGTGCCAAAGAACTTCCTCAACCCTACGTCGATCAACTACATGAAGGTGGTCGCATTATCATTCCCATTGGAGGCGAATACACCGGGCAGACCATGTGCCGCTTTACGCTCCGCCAGGGACACCTCGACGAAGAAAACCTAGGCGGCTTCGCCTTTGTCCCCCTCATCGGTGAATTCGGCTGGGACCGTTGA
- a CDS encoding FAD/NAD(P)-binding protein has protein sequence MNESASAAASHFTLQANAWVPQTAVIREIRPEVSGVTTYQLALIDSVAAETYRFAPGQFNMLYVPGAGESAISMSGDPDATETLAHTIRKAGNVTGRIAAMQVGDTLGLRGPFGTSWPLEHCRGKDVILVAGGIGLPPLRPVIYRMLSDRENYGQLTLLYGARTPEMRLYTNEYQRWQAQGFDVRQTVDRSAPGWQGNVGVVPQLLERLRTFDPANTIMMICGPDIMMRFTARAALQRGMTTEQIWVSTERNMQCAVGLCGHCQLGPEFICKDGPVFRYDQISPWLKVEGL, from the coding sequence ATGAATGAATCTGCTTCCGCTGCTGCCAGCCACTTTACTCTCCAGGCGAATGCTTGGGTGCCACAGACCGCGGTGATTCGCGAGATCAGACCCGAGGTGAGTGGTGTGACCACTTACCAGCTGGCACTCATCGATTCTGTCGCTGCCGAGACGTATCGATTCGCCCCGGGGCAGTTCAATATGCTGTATGTTCCCGGAGCGGGAGAATCTGCGATTTCCATGAGCGGCGATCCAGATGCTACAGAGACACTGGCGCATACGATCCGCAAAGCGGGAAACGTGACCGGGCGGATTGCAGCTATGCAGGTCGGCGACACTCTGGGGCTGCGGGGCCCCTTTGGAACCAGCTGGCCCTTGGAACACTGCAGGGGGAAAGATGTGATTCTGGTGGCGGGGGGCATTGGATTGCCACCGCTCAGACCGGTGATTTATCGGATGTTATCTGACCGGGAAAATTATGGGCAATTGACTTTGCTCTACGGCGCCCGCACACCGGAGATGCGACTGTACACAAACGAGTATCAGCGCTGGCAGGCACAGGGATTCGATGTCCGCCAGACCGTGGATCGGTCAGCACCGGGCTGGCAGGGAAATGTCGGCGTAGTTCCCCAGTTACTCGAACGCCTGCGGACTTTCGATCCAGCCAATACGATCATGATGATTTGTGGACCGGACATCATGATGCGTTTCACGGCGCGGGCTGCGTTGCAGCGGGGCATGACGACGGAACAGATCTGGGTCTCGACCGAGCGGAACATGCAGTGCGCAGTGGGCCTCTGTGGTCACTGTCAACTGGGACCGGAATTCATCTGTAAGGATGGGCCGGTCTTTCGCTACGATCAGATCTCTCCCTGGTTGAAAGTGGAGGGCCTTTAA